In Halopseudomonas nanhaiensis, a single window of DNA contains:
- the serB gene encoding phosphoserine phosphatase SerB, with protein MNEIVLINITGPDRPGLTAAITGILARANVRILDIGQAVIHDTLSFGILVEMAGDTGLSDVLKDVLFRGYELDQQVRFTPVSPEEYGRWVTGQGKPRHIVTLLARRITAEHIARVSEITARYGLNIDHIDRLSGRIPEGLPADQGKGCIEFSVRGEPADPAALRAEFLAIAQELNVDIAFQQDSIFRRNRRLVVFDMDSTLIDAEVIDELAKAAGVGDQVAEITERAMRGELDFKASFRERMALLKGLPVDVLEDIGAALRLTEGAETLIAQLRRLGYKTAILSGGFVYFAEKLQQRLGIDYVFANALPVVDGLVTGEVQEPIVDGQRKADLLRELAAREGISLEQTIAVGDGANDLPMLAIAGLGVAFRAKPLVKQSAKQAISTLGLDGILYLLGFRDRDGH; from the coding sequence TTGAACGAAATCGTCCTGATCAATATCACCGGTCCTGACCGGCCCGGCCTTACGGCAGCAATCACCGGAATTCTTGCGCGTGCCAATGTGAGGATTCTGGATATCGGGCAGGCCGTTATACATGACACGCTGTCGTTCGGAATTCTCGTGGAAATGGCAGGCGATACCGGCCTCTCCGACGTACTGAAGGATGTGCTATTCCGCGGCTACGAGCTCGATCAGCAGGTACGTTTTACTCCGGTCAGCCCGGAGGAATATGGCCGCTGGGTGACCGGTCAGGGCAAGCCGCGCCACATCGTCACGCTGCTGGCGCGCCGGATAACCGCCGAACATATCGCCCGGGTCAGCGAGATCACCGCGCGTTACGGTCTGAATATCGATCATATCGATCGGCTTTCCGGCCGGATACCCGAAGGTCTGCCCGCAGATCAGGGCAAGGGTTGTATCGAATTCTCCGTGCGCGGCGAGCCTGCCGATCCGGCGGCCCTGCGTGCCGAGTTCCTGGCTATCGCCCAGGAACTCAATGTCGACATCGCCTTTCAGCAGGACAGCATATTCCGCCGCAATCGACGTCTGGTGGTGTTCGACATGGATTCGACGCTGATCGACGCCGAGGTCATCGACGAACTCGCCAAGGCCGCCGGCGTGGGTGACCAGGTCGCGGAAATTACCGAGCGCGCGATGCGGGGCGAACTGGACTTCAAGGCCAGCTTCCGCGAGCGGATGGCGTTGCTCAAGGGGCTGCCGGTGGATGTGCTCGAGGACATCGGTGCTGCGCTACGTTTGACCGAAGGCGCGGAGACGCTGATTGCCCAACTGCGCAGGCTTGGATACAAGACGGCGATCCTGTCCGGCGGTTTTGTGTACTTCGCCGAAAAGCTGCAGCAGCGGCTGGGTATCGACTATGTATTCGCCAACGCCCTGCCGGTAGTGGATGGACTGGTGACAGGTGAGGTGCAGGAGCCGATCGTGGACGGTCAGCGCAAGGCTGACCTGTTGCGCGAGCTGGCTGCCCGGGAAGGCATCAGTCTGGAGCAGACGATCGCCGTAGGCGACGGCGCCAATGACCTGCCGATGCTCGCCATCGCAGGATTGGGCGTTGCCTTTCGCGCCAAGCCATTGGTGAAGCAGTCCGCCAAACAGGCGATTTCCACGCTGGGCCTTGACGGCATTCTCTATCTACTGGGATTCCGCGACCGGGACGGGCACTAG
- the parE gene encoding DNA topoisomerase IV subunit B, translated as MSQSTYNADALEVLSGLDPVRRRPGMYTDTTRPNHLAQEVIDNSVDEALAGHARTISVILHADNALEVSDDGRGMPVDIHPEEGVSGVELILTRLHAGGKFSNKNYQFSGGLHGVGISVVNALSLRVEVRVKRDGQEYGIAFENGEKVSELDVIGTVGKRNTGTSVKFWPNADYFDSPRFSLSRLKHLLKAKAVLCPGLRVDFDDRQNGEQVSWFYEDGLRDYLIDACSQWPRLPEEPFTGSLAGSKEAVDWAVSWLPEGGELVQESYVNLIPTAQGGTHVNGLRSGLLEAIREFCEFRNLLPRGVKLAPEDVWERVSYVLSLKMAEAQFSGQTKERLSSRESAAFVSGVVKDAFSLWLNQHADIGQQLAEMAINHASRRLKAGKKIERKRITQGPALPGKLADCAGQDSRRSELFLVEGDSAGGSAKQARDKEFQAVMPLRGKILNTWEVESGQVLASQEVHDIAVAIGVDPGSEDLSQLRYGKICILADADSDGLHIATLLCALFVRHFRRLVEAGHVFVAMPPLYRLDVGKETFYALDDAEKQGVIDRIQAENKRGKVQVTRFKGLGEMNPLQLRETTMAPDTRRLVQLTIEDPVGTEALMDMLLAKKRSPDRKQWLEEKGNLAEVLL; from the coding sequence ATGTCCCAATCGACCTATAACGCCGACGCGCTGGAAGTACTCAGCGGCCTGGATCCGGTCCGCCGTCGTCCCGGCATGTATACCGACACAACGCGTCCGAACCACCTGGCTCAGGAAGTGATCGACAACAGTGTTGATGAGGCGCTGGCTGGTCACGCTCGCACCATCAGCGTCATTCTGCACGCCGACAATGCCCTTGAGGTGAGTGACGACGGTCGCGGGATGCCGGTGGATATCCATCCGGAGGAAGGCGTCTCCGGTGTCGAGCTGATCCTTACCCGGTTGCACGCAGGCGGCAAGTTCTCCAACAAGAACTATCAGTTCTCCGGCGGTCTGCACGGGGTGGGCATCTCAGTGGTGAACGCGCTGTCGCTGCGGGTGGAAGTACGCGTCAAGCGCGACGGCCAGGAATATGGCATCGCCTTTGAAAACGGCGAGAAAGTCAGCGAACTCGATGTGATCGGTACGGTTGGCAAGCGCAACACCGGCACCAGTGTGAAGTTCTGGCCGAATGCGGACTACTTCGATTCGCCTCGCTTCAGCCTCAGCCGCCTCAAGCATCTGCTCAAGGCCAAGGCGGTCTTGTGCCCCGGGCTGCGGGTGGATTTTGACGACCGGCAAAACGGCGAACAGGTCAGCTGGTTCTATGAGGACGGCCTGCGCGATTATCTGATCGATGCCTGCTCGCAATGGCCGCGCCTGCCGGAGGAGCCCTTCACCGGCAGCCTGGCCGGAAGCAAGGAAGCGGTTGACTGGGCAGTCTCCTGGTTGCCCGAAGGCGGCGAGTTGGTGCAGGAAAGCTACGTCAATCTGATTCCCACTGCGCAGGGCGGTACGCACGTCAACGGTCTGCGCTCCGGTCTGCTCGAGGCAATCCGCGAGTTCTGCGAGTTTCGCAATCTGTTGCCGCGAGGCGTCAAGCTGGCGCCGGAAGACGTCTGGGAGCGGGTCAGCTATGTGCTTTCGCTGAAAATGGCCGAGGCACAGTTTTCCGGGCAGACCAAGGAAAGGCTGTCCTCACGCGAGTCCGCGGCCTTCGTGTCCGGCGTGGTGAAGGATGCATTCAGCCTGTGGCTCAATCAGCACGCTGACATCGGCCAACAGCTGGCCGAAATGGCCATCAATCACGCCAGCCGCCGGCTCAAGGCCGGCAAGAAGATCGAGCGCAAGCGCATTACCCAGGGCCCGGCGTTGCCCGGCAAGCTGGCTGATTGCGCCGGGCAGGACAGTCGTCGGTCGGAGCTGTTTCTCGTCGAAGGTGATTCCGCCGGCGGCAGTGCCAAGCAGGCCCGGGACAAGGAGTTCCAGGCCGTCATGCCGCTACGCGGCAAGATTCTCAACACCTGGGAGGTCGAGTCCGGGCAGGTTCTCGCCTCACAGGAAGTGCACGACATCGCCGTGGCCATCGGCGTCGACCCCGGCTCGGAAGATCTGTCCCAATTGCGCTACGGCAAGATCTGCATCCTCGCTGATGCCGACTCCGACGGGCTGCACATTGCCACGCTGCTGTGTGCATTGTTTGTTCGGCATTTCCGCAGGCTCGTCGAGGCCGGACACGTCTTCGTCGCCATGCCGCCGCTGTATCGGTTGGATGTAGGCAAGGAAACCTTCTATGCGCTGGATGATGCGGAGAAGCAGGGCGTCATCGATCGGATCCAGGCAGAAAACAAGCGTGGCAAGGTTCAGGTCACCCGCTTCAAGGGTCTTGGCGAAATGAACCCCTTGCAGCTGCGTGAAACCACGATGGCACCCGATACCCGGCGGCTGGTCCAGTTGACCATTGAAGATCCGGTCGGTACCGAAGCGCTGATGGACATGCTTCTGGCAAAGAAGCGTTCACCGGATCGCAAGCAGTGGCTGGAGGAGAAGGGCAACCTCGCCGAGGTCCTGTTGTGA
- a CDS encoding NUDIX domain-containing protein, whose protein sequence is MKTFNRSDVEIVSRESGFSGFYRLDILRLRHRLFDGSWGPELQRELFVRHDAVCVLPYDPWEDSVVLIEQVRIGALEKSERPWMIELVAGLIDKDESPETVAHREAAEEAGLELISLAPITRYFPSPGGSDELVYLYYGIVDSRGAGGIHGLAEEGEDIRVSVWSREEALAAVEQGLIDNAATIIALQWLGLHAQRIRSEAGGRP, encoded by the coding sequence TTGAAGACGTTCAACCGCAGCGATGTCGAGATTGTCAGCCGCGAGTCCGGGTTCAGCGGATTCTATCGGCTGGACATTCTCAGGTTGCGTCACCGCCTGTTCGACGGCTCGTGGGGGCCCGAACTGCAAAGAGAATTGTTCGTACGGCACGATGCGGTCTGCGTACTGCCCTATGATCCCTGGGAAGACAGCGTTGTGCTGATCGAACAGGTGCGGATCGGGGCGCTGGAGAAGAGCGAACGGCCGTGGATGATCGAGCTGGTCGCCGGCCTGATCGACAAGGATGAATCCCCCGAAACCGTAGCGCACCGTGAAGCAGCGGAAGAAGCCGGCCTGGAGCTGATTTCGCTCGCGCCGATCACGCGTTACTTTCCTTCGCCGGGCGGTAGCGACGAACTGGTCTACCTGTACTACGGCATTGTCGACAGCCGTGGTGCCGGTGGTATCCATGGTCTGGCCGAGGAAGGCGAGGACATTCGTGTCAGCGTCTGGTCGCGTGAAGAGGCGCTGGCAGCTGTCGAGCAGGGGCTGATCGACAATGCGGCGACCATCATCGCGCTGCAGTGGCTTGGCCTGCATGCCCAGCGTATCCGTAGCGAAGCAGGGGGCCGACCATGA
- a CDS encoding retropepsin-like aspartic protease family protein: protein MNEPPAKGTRRVGTIMLVLAWVIGLALAAQWFAGIGQSRRNPNENPDSRITGDTVEVRLEDNRNGHYVLSGEINGVMVTLLLDTGATMVAVPAQLAGDLGLDRGASFMVSTANGMAESFRTRIDTLRIGDIELRDIDAAIVPGMGGDEVLLGMTALRQLDFTQRGGELVLKQTLTETNR from the coding sequence ATGAATGAGCCGCCGGCCAAGGGCACGCGTCGCGTGGGCACCATCATGCTCGTGCTGGCGTGGGTGATTGGTCTCGCGCTGGCCGCGCAGTGGTTTGCCGGGATCGGGCAGAGCCGACGCAACCCCAACGAGAATCCCGACTCGCGGATCACTGGCGATACCGTTGAGGTTCGCCTTGAGGATAATCGCAACGGGCATTACGTGCTCAGCGGCGAAATCAACGGCGTCATGGTGACGCTGCTGCTGGATACCGGCGCGACCATGGTCGCTGTGCCAGCGCAACTGGCTGGCGATCTTGGGCTTGATCGTGGCGCATCGTTCATGGTGTCCACTGCCAACGGCATGGCAGAGAGCTTCCGCACGCGGATCGACACGCTGCGCATTGGCGATATCGAGCTGCGCGACATCGACGCGGCGATCGTCCCGGGCATGGGTGGTGACGAGGTGCTGCTCGGCATGACCGCACTGCGCCAGCTCGACTTTACTCAGCGCGGCGGTGAGCTGGTGCTGAAACAGACATTGACAGAGACAAACCGATGA
- the cpdA gene encoding 3',5'-cyclic-AMP phosphodiesterase yields MPPTGITEADHVVVIQLTDSHLFADPAARLLGLDTHASLQAVIDDVLANQSRIDRVLATGDITQDGSESGYRRFIAAVERLPAPCHWIPGNHDDAVLMETLGRPTGLWQDWIDVGSWRIVMLDSSVAGSVAGHFGEQQFARLDAALSSAGDRHVMVCLHHHPVSIGSDWMEPLGLRNGQRLLARLDGADQVKVVLWGHIHQQLDERRGNLRLLATPSTCVQFAEHSTDFATDTLAPGYRWLKLFNDGRIETGVIRLAAGSFLPEEGASGY; encoded by the coding sequence ATGCCGCCGACCGGAATCACCGAAGCTGATCACGTAGTCGTGATCCAGCTTACAGACAGTCATCTGTTTGCCGACCCCGCCGCGCGCCTGCTGGGACTGGACACGCACGCCAGCCTTCAGGCCGTTATCGACGACGTGCTCGCCAACCAGTCTCGCATCGACAGGGTGCTCGCCACCGGAGACATCACCCAGGATGGCAGCGAGTCCGGGTACCGTCGCTTCATTGCAGCCGTCGAGCGGCTGCCTGCACCGTGCCACTGGATTCCCGGCAACCACGATGACGCCGTCCTCATGGAAACACTTGGACGACCGACGGGGCTATGGCAAGACTGGATCGATGTAGGCAGCTGGCGGATCGTCATGCTCGATTCGAGTGTGGCCGGTTCGGTAGCCGGGCATTTCGGAGAACAGCAGTTCGCGCGTCTCGACGCTGCGCTTTCCAGCGCTGGTGATCGGCATGTGATGGTCTGCCTGCACCATCATCCGGTGTCCATCGGCAGTGACTGGATGGAGCCACTGGGGCTGCGCAACGGGCAACGTCTCCTGGCACGTCTGGACGGCGCTGACCAGGTGAAGGTGGTATTGTGGGGGCACATACATCAGCAGTTGGACGAGCGCCGCGGAAATCTGCGTCTGCTGGCCACGCCCTCGACCTGTGTACAGTTCGCCGAGCACAGCACGGACTTCGCTACCGATACGCTCGCGCCGGGCTACCGTTGGCTGAAACTGTTCAACGATGGGCGGATCGAGACCGGCGTGATCCGCCTCGCAGCCGGCAGCTTTCTTCCGGAAGAAGGTGCCAGCGGCTACTGA
- a CDS encoding DUF1249 domain-containing protein: MIAARKPRYRVDLVTLQAICETNYFRLQRLMPGMAVQDELCIRVDSGDGVPQKLTLRILERCRYTSTLQLIHERRHDWLAPPSMEVRLYHDAHMAEVVAAYNRRRFRGVYPYPNEQMLQPDEKYQLNSFLGEWLGYCQRYGQSDQPVILNP; the protein is encoded by the coding sequence ATGATCGCCGCGCGCAAACCGCGGTACCGCGTCGACCTGGTGACGTTGCAGGCCATCTGCGAAACCAACTACTTCAGACTGCAGCGGCTGATGCCGGGCATGGCTGTGCAGGATGAGCTGTGCATTCGCGTTGACAGTGGTGACGGCGTTCCACAGAAACTGACACTTCGGATTCTTGAACGCTGTCGATACACCTCCACGCTGCAGCTGATACACGAGCGCCGTCATGACTGGCTGGCGCCACCGAGCATGGAGGTGCGCCTGTACCATGACGCCCATATGGCCGAAGTGGTGGCAGCCTACAATCGGCGTCGTTTCCGCGGGGTGTATCCCTATCCCAACGAGCAGATGCTGCAGCCGGACGAGAAGTACCAGCTCAACAGCTTCCTTGGCGAGTGGCTTGGCTACTGCCAGCGCTATGGGCAAAGCGATCAACCGGTCATACTCAATCCCTGA
- a CDS encoding AhpA/YtjB family protein: protein MNRSSPASDNIFLRFYASLKGKSVRLTGTLVLLAVLPLMAVFALSLGLGYVKLQQDMATQADAVGRELARQVAASVSDPMADNDNLSLNIILAQWDQNPLIAHAAVYTLDNRVVAEAGQRTSGDRLAPGQGRFIAAIHYQDAVTGQLHLSLAAEPLAGPSRNLLRLLLISIVAIALLAGLVAWRLALRMRSVLVGLGRYHGDAEQPAPGASRKDELGDLARRLAERRIIDMPEPPAPEPAESEAEAEVVDTSDVPLITETVPAVAIESEPTADDAADRPGGSAIGTIDETDDDASPQSLAAGGDQLAESAALAGTAEADEAPEDSAPAALQSMLAVRLGNLEGLRRLPRPRLMAVLERYRQQVHQASEIYGGELSVLDDGTTVLTFRPDENDAFEELTRALSCGELLRVLGHELQVSISDTGVNLFLQLALDQSQETASASDEDHVDETARMLELLQFSRNLLLLDAELAGQPATRDRAVIRKLASQSGTYCVERLNEPYQTLVERNLNQLYSQRPD from the coding sequence TTGAATCGTTCATCACCCGCTTCCGACAATATCTTTCTCCGCTTCTACGCGTCGCTCAAAGGCAAGAGTGTACGGCTGACCGGCACGCTGGTACTGCTTGCCGTGCTGCCATTGATGGCGGTGTTCGCGCTGTCGCTGGGCCTCGGCTATGTAAAGCTCCAGCAGGACATGGCCACCCAGGCAGATGCCGTCGGTCGCGAGCTTGCCCGCCAGGTGGCGGCGTCGGTTTCCGATCCGATGGCGGACAACGACAATCTCAGTCTCAACATCATCCTGGCGCAATGGGACCAGAACCCGCTCATCGCCCATGCCGCCGTCTACACGCTGGACAATCGCGTGGTGGCGGAGGCCGGACAACGCACGTCCGGCGATCGCCTGGCCCCCGGCCAGGGCAGATTTATCGCTGCGATTCATTATCAGGACGCCGTGACCGGGCAACTGCATCTGAGTCTGGCTGCCGAGCCACTGGCCGGTCCGAGCCGCAACCTGCTGCGTCTGCTGCTCATCAGTATCGTCGCGATCGCGCTGCTGGCAGGCCTCGTCGCCTGGCGGCTGGCGCTGCGCATGCGCAGCGTACTGGTGGGTCTCGGCCGCTACCATGGCGACGCGGAGCAACCGGCGCCTGGCGCTAGCAGAAAGGATGAACTGGGCGATCTCGCCCGTCGGCTCGCTGAGCGGCGGATCATCGATATGCCCGAACCGCCGGCCCCTGAGCCAGCCGAATCGGAAGCCGAAGCCGAAGTCGTCGATACCTCTGACGTCCCGCTGATCACCGAGACCGTTCCGGCAGTCGCCATCGAAAGTGAACCGACCGCTGACGACGCTGCGGATCGCCCCGGCGGCAGCGCCATCGGCACCATAGACGAAACGGACGACGACGCCTCGCCGCAGTCGCTCGCTGCTGGCGGTGACCAGCTTGCCGAAAGCGCCGCACTTGCAGGAACCGCCGAGGCTGACGAGGCGCCGGAAGACAGCGCCCCGGCTGCTCTGCAAAGCATGCTTGCGGTCAGGCTGGGTAACCTCGAAGGACTACGGCGCCTGCCTCGACCCCGTCTGATGGCAGTACTCGAGCGCTACCGGCAACAAGTCCATCAGGCCAGTGAAATCTACGGCGGTGAACTGAGCGTGCTGGACGACGGCACGACGGTGCTGACCTTCCGCCCGGACGAAAACGACGCTTTCGAGGAGCTCACCCGCGCACTAAGCTGTGGCGAGCTGTTGCGGGTGCTGGGCCATGAGCTCCAGGTGAGCATCTCCGATACCGGCGTGAACCTGTTTCTGCAGCTTGCACTCGACCAGAGTCAGGAAACAGCCTCGGCTTCGGACGAGGACCATGTGGACGAGACAGCGCGAATGCTTGAGCTTTTGCAGTTCAGTCGCAACCTGCTGCTGCTGGACGCCGAGCTCGCCGGCCAACCCGCCACCCGCGACCGGGCGGTGATACGCAAGCTGGCGAGCCAGTCCGGCACCTACTGCGTGGAGCGGCTCAACGAGCCCTATCAGACCCTTGTCGAGCGCAATCTGAACCAGCTGTACAGTCAGCGCCCCGACTAG
- the parC gene encoding DNA topoisomerase IV subunit A: protein MSDSLDLSMEGVERRSLSSFTEEAYLNYSMYVIMDRALPHIGDGLKPVQRRIIYAMSELGLSATSKHKKSARTVGDVLGKYHPHGDSACYEAMVLMAQPFSYRYPLVDGQGNWGAPDDPKSFAAMRYTEARLARYSEVLLSELGQGTVDWQPNFDGTMDEPMVLPARLPNLLLNGTTGIAVGMATDVPPHNLREVAAACVRLLDDPGAGLDELCEHIQGPDFPTEAEIITPRQDLLKMYATGRGSVRCRAVWIKEEGEVVVTALPHQVSGSRILEQIAAQMQAKKLPMVADLRDESDHENPTRIVIVPRSNRVDLEDLMQHLFATTDLETSYRVNINVIGTDGRPAVKDLRSLLGEWLGFRVGTVRRRLQYRLDKVLARLHLLEGLLIAFLNIDEVIHIIRTEEEPRAELMSRFGLTELQADYILDTRLRQLARLEEMKIRGEQDALAAERDQLQKVLGSEKLLRNKVRDELIADAEAYGDARRSPLVERAEARALSETELVPSEPITVVLSEKGWVRGAKGHDVDGPGLSYKAGDSFLGQSAGRTNQQAVFIDSTGRSYSLPAHSLPSARGQGEPLTGRLSPPPGAKFESVLVPDEQALYLLASDAGYGFVVQGSDMLAKNKNGKTLLNVPEGGRVMAPLPIGQRESDQVVALSNEGRLLVFPVAELPQLSKGKGNKILSVPSARVRSREEFVLALTVLPENANLVLSAGKRTLTLKPSDLEHYRGERGRRGNKLPRGFQKVDAISVDS from the coding sequence ATGAGTGACAGCCTGGACCTGAGCATGGAAGGCGTTGAACGCCGCTCGTTATCTTCGTTTACCGAAGAAGCGTACCTCAATTATTCGATGTACGTGATCATGGACCGTGCGCTGCCGCACATCGGCGACGGACTCAAGCCGGTGCAGCGCCGCATCATCTACGCGATGAGCGAGCTGGGACTGTCGGCCACGTCCAAGCACAAGAAATCGGCGCGCACGGTCGGCGACGTGCTGGGCAAGTATCACCCGCATGGTGACTCCGCGTGCTATGAGGCAATGGTGTTGATGGCACAGCCTTTCTCCTACCGGTATCCGCTGGTGGACGGGCAGGGCAACTGGGGCGCCCCGGACGATCCCAAATCCTTCGCCGCCATGCGTTACACCGAAGCGCGACTGGCCCGCTACAGCGAGGTGCTGTTGAGCGAACTTGGGCAGGGCACGGTCGACTGGCAGCCGAACTTCGACGGCACGATGGACGAACCGATGGTCCTGCCGGCGCGGCTGCCCAACCTACTGCTCAACGGCACCACCGGCATTGCCGTCGGCATGGCCACCGACGTCCCGCCGCATAACCTGCGCGAAGTCGCGGCGGCGTGCGTGAGGCTGCTGGACGATCCTGGCGCCGGACTGGACGAGCTCTGCGAACATATCCAGGGCCCGGACTTTCCGACCGAGGCGGAGATCATCACTCCGCGGCAGGATCTGCTGAAGATGTACGCCACCGGCCGAGGGTCGGTACGTTGCCGCGCCGTCTGGATCAAGGAGGAAGGCGAGGTCGTCGTTACCGCGTTACCTCATCAGGTCTCCGGCTCGCGCATCCTCGAGCAGATCGCTGCGCAGATGCAGGCCAAGAAACTGCCGATGGTCGCTGATCTGCGAGACGAGTCGGACCACGAAAACCCCACCCGGATCGTCATCGTCCCGCGCTCGAATCGGGTCGACCTCGAAGATCTGATGCAGCACCTGTTCGCCACCACCGACCTGGAAACCAGCTACCGGGTCAACATCAACGTGATCGGGACGGATGGGCGGCCTGCAGTGAAGGATCTGCGCAGCCTGCTTGGCGAGTGGCTCGGATTCAGGGTCGGCACGGTACGACGCCGGCTGCAGTACCGGCTGGACAAGGTGCTGGCGCGGCTGCATCTGCTCGAAGGTTTGTTGATCGCCTTTCTGAATATCGATGAAGTCATCCACATCATCCGCACCGAGGAAGAGCCGCGTGCCGAGCTGATGTCGCGCTTCGGCCTGACCGAGCTGCAGGCCGACTACATCCTTGATACGCGTCTGCGTCAATTGGCCCGCCTGGAGGAAATGAAGATCCGCGGCGAGCAGGACGCGCTCGCCGCGGAGCGGGACCAGTTGCAGAAGGTGCTCGGCAGCGAGAAGCTGTTGCGTAACAAGGTCCGGGACGAACTGATCGCCGACGCCGAGGCCTATGGCGACGCTCGCCGTTCACCGTTAGTGGAGCGTGCCGAAGCCCGGGCACTGTCCGAGACGGAGCTGGTGCCGAGCGAACCAATCACCGTGGTGCTGTCGGAGAAGGGCTGGGTGCGCGGCGCCAAGGGTCATGACGTGGATGGACCGGGCCTGTCGTACAAGGCTGGCGACAGCTTCCTCGGTCAATCGGCCGGGCGCACAAACCAGCAGGCGGTATTCATCGATTCGACCGGTCGCAGTTATTCCCTGCCGGCACATTCGCTGCCCTCTGCCAGGGGGCAGGGCGAGCCTCTGACCGGGCGCCTGAGTCCGCCGCCCGGGGCGAAGTTCGAAAGTGTGCTGGTGCCCGACGAGCAGGCGCTCTATCTGCTGGCTTCGGACGCGGGCTACGGCTTTGTGGTGCAGGGTTCTGACATGCTGGCGAAGAACAAGAATGGCAAGACGCTGCTGAACGTGCCGGAGGGCGGCCGCGTCATGGCGCCGCTGCCGATAGGTCAGCGTGAAAGTGATCAGGTTGTCGCACTGTCGAACGAGGGACGGCTACTGGTTTTCCCGGTGGCCGAGCTGCCGCAGTTGTCCAAGGGCAAGGGCAACAAGATTCTCTCGGTACCCTCTGCGCGCGTGCGTAGTCGCGAGGAATTCGTGTTGGCGCTGACTGTACTGCCCGAGAACGCCAACCTGGTGCTGAGTGCCGGAAAGCGTACCCTGACGCTCAAGCCATCCGATCTGGAGCATTACCGCGGCGAGCGGGGCCGCCGCGGCAACAAGCTGCCGCGCGGCTTTCAAAAGGTCGATGCCATCAGCGTCGACAGTTGA
- a CDS encoding esterase-like activity of phytase family protein, with product MIRAGSGLLIAALLSSVSPALAAFERATELMLEQAAPISGMERGNLSGVTRCEGRWLAVSDREDTRLFVLHPEEERWRAEQEPFDLPESRPSILPLHLMAGAWIRSLSGQAMDFEAITCDDAGNRYLLSESLLGVLQLPPHGQTESPATASWLNLGETFYQQGVEAGLWQQVNATAEGLALSADGQTLWLAAERLSRGLVRLQKQDDRWRCPVAGCVLLAERRYMPAEPFGSGVLSAHILSLDFADLIHWRKRIWTLERNEHQICRRHPVSGQRERCWSFAETLLSHAHIYPDAPFGVAEALYIDGAGVTIGVDNNNRARADGDASPWLFRFALPDDWEAGYQHE from the coding sequence GTGATTCGAGCCGGTTCCGGCTTGCTCATCGCTGCCTTGCTGAGCTCTGTCAGTCCGGCTCTGGCCGCTTTCGAGCGGGCGACCGAGCTGATGCTGGAGCAGGCCGCGCCGATAAGCGGCATGGAGCGTGGCAATCTTTCCGGCGTCACCCGGTGCGAGGGGCGCTGGCTGGCGGTATCCGATCGAGAGGATACACGGCTGTTCGTCCTTCACCCCGAAGAGGAGCGCTGGCGGGCGGAGCAGGAACCTTTCGATCTGCCGGAATCTCGACCCTCGATTCTTCCCCTCCATCTGATGGCGGGTGCCTGGATACGTAGCTTGAGTGGCCAGGCGATGGATTTCGAAGCGATCACCTGTGACGATGCCGGCAATCGCTACCTGTTGAGCGAGAGTCTTCTTGGTGTGTTGCAATTGCCGCCGCACGGGCAGACCGAGTCGCCGGCCACCGCTAGCTGGTTGAATCTGGGCGAGACGTTCTATCAGCAAGGGGTCGAAGCGGGCCTGTGGCAGCAGGTCAATGCAACGGCCGAAGGGCTGGCGCTATCGGCCGACGGGCAAACCCTGTGGCTTGCCGCAGAGCGACTGTCCCGTGGCCTGGTCCGATTGCAGAAGCAGGATGATCGCTGGCGCTGTCCGGTAGCCGGGTGCGTACTGCTGGCGGAGCGTCGTTATATGCCCGCCGAACCCTTCGGGTCGGGCGTGCTCTCCGCGCACATTCTGTCGCTGGATTTTGCCGATCTGATCCACTGGCGCAAGCGTATCTGGACGCTTGAGCGCAACGAGCATCAGATATGCCGTCGTCATCCGGTGTCCGGCCAGCGTGAGCGCTGCTGGTCCTTCGCCGAAACGCTGCTCAGCCACGCGCATATCTATCCGGACGCGCCGTTCGGCGTCGCCGAAGCGTTGTATATAGACGGCGCAGGCGTGACCATCGGCGTGGATAACAACAACCGCGCCCGTGCCGATGGCGATGCCTCGCCCTGGCTGTTCCGCTTCGCGCTGCCGGATGACTGGGAAGCGGGGTATCAGCATGAATGA